The genomic segment ATTAAAACCAGTTCTTCTCTGTATCTTGCAGTATCCTGAAATGCCTGCTTTACAGCTTGTTCATCCTGGCTTTGGTTAAAAATTGTATCAGCCATAACTTCCTGTGATCTTGTCAGATTTTCCAGGCTGCTTTTCACCTGCTCCCTATAATTTCCAATAATTTCAGAACTTGCTTTTTTCTGGTCATCACTGAGATTAAGTTCTTTGAGAAACTTAAATCCCATTTCATCATGCTTTATGCCCCTTTTATGATGTTTTTCTTTAAAATTTCCAGCTCCTGCAGATAATGCAAATGTTATTATCAATGCAATTGTTAATGTAAAAATCATCAAGGTCTTTTGTTTCATTTTTTTCTCCTTTTGATAAGTATTAAAAAAATTTTCCTGCCTTTCACATGTATAGTCGAAAATAGTATTTT from the Desulfonema limicola genome contains:
- a CDS encoding Spy/CpxP family protein refolding chaperone encodes the protein MKQKTLMIFTLTIALIITFALSAGAGNFKEKHHKRGIKHDEMGFKFLKELNLSDDQKKASSEIIGNYREQVKSSLENLTRSQEVMADTIFNQSQDEQAVKQAFQDTARYREELVLIRAKIITELKTKVLTQEQLQKMEILRAEQKKKMKIRLEKKMSRIEDWLESSDL